The following is a genomic window from Poecilia reticulata strain Guanapo unplaced genomic scaffold, Guppy_female_1.0+MT scaffold_265, whole genome shotgun sequence.
TCTGGGTCCGGAAGCCATCTTTATCTCAGCTGAACAGCCGGCTGCCGTCATCAGACAAACACGTTCCTTAAacgattcacttcctgctgatcCTCCAGTAGATCACCAAACTTCCCCTCTGGAATCAGCAGCAGAGCCACTGATTCTTTCACACGTCGCCATGAATGTTTCCAACAGCAGAAAAACGTAGTCAGTCGTTTCTTTTCATGTTGCAGGTCTATTTCTTTACGAAACATCAAAACAAGTTGCTCAATTTGTTTCTGGtcaccttaaaaaataaataaataaataaataaaatcactggaGCCTCTGAAATCGCTACATGAGTTGGTATCGATGCTTCTCTCATCCTGACCTTTGCCCTCCTCTCATCCCATCAGTCTGTCCTGGCTCCGCCCCTTTTGGGGCGGGGCTAAGCTTTGATAGTTATAGGAAAGTTAACTGCCAAACTTAAACTCTAAGTTCTTAAACTGAGTTTATCTCAGTGAGTTTTGATGAAAGGTGCAGAGAAGCtggatttatttggattttctctgtttggggtttttcttctaaatgtttAATCTGATCGATCTCTTTTGAGCTGATTGGCTGCCCCCTCCTCCCGATGGCTCCGGTCTCCATCAGGTGGTAACCGGAgccaacaggtgggggaggggcccGGTGGGTCCAGTATTCACCTGCTGCTCTCTCCGGTTCTGTTCCAGCCTACACGCAGCACCTGGAGAACCATATCAGCCCCCCCAGCTTCGTGGGCCAGCCCCTCCCCCCGCCGGCGTCGTCGGGGCGATACTCGCCGACGCCAAAGGGCATTCTGGGAGAAGATGACGTCACACGGTGAGGACATGGTTCAGGTTTCCTGACGCTTGTTGCTTCCAGCAGCCAGACTGTGTCttccggatcagaaccagtgAGGTTCTGAAACCAGATCTCCATAttgaaacatgcatgaatgacGAAGGTTCAGGTTTTAAACTCCGGCTGGAACAAAACGCTCCAGGTTTCCAGTTTTAGTAGaacctgagcagcagcaggacggaAAATGAATGTAACAAACTGCTGAGGTTCTGCAGGCTTCAGCTGTTACCTGTGACCCCTGGTTTCCTTTGGGGTCAAGGTTCACAGGCCGTAAATACCCGACTCTCCCTCTAAAAACGTAACAGCAGATGTTAACAGGTCATGGGAATCGTTGTAAAACCACAGGAGCTAATAGAAAAACGGCTgcagctcctggattggctgctttgctgACCTGAGGTCACGTGACCTGAGGATGACGAGCGGCTGTGTGACCGCAGGGAGCCGAGGAAGGTGGTTCTGCACCGCGGGGCGACGGGTCTGGGCTTCAACATCGTGGGCGGCGAGGACGGAGAGGGCATCTTCATCTCCTTCATCCTGGCCGGCGGCCCGGCCGACCTGAGCGGGGAGCTGAGGAAAGGAGACCGCCTGGTGTCGGTAGGAGCTCCGCCCACCACACCGTCCCAcgctctgattggttcacaCCAACAGGTGATGTTCCCGCCTCCAGGTGAACGGCGTGGACCTCCGGAACGCCACGCACGAGCAGGCCGCCGCCGCCCTGAAGAACGCCGGCCAGACGGTGACCATCGTCGCCCACTACAGGCCAGAAGGTGAGGCTACCTGAGGGAGGATGGGCCTCCGGGTCTCACCTGGGCGTCACTGACCCGCCGTGTTCCCTGCTCAGAGTACAGCCGGTTCGAGGCCAAGATCCACGACCTGCGGGAGCAGATGATGAACAGCAGCATCAGCTCGGGCTCCGGGTCGCTGCGGACCAGTCAGAAGAGGTCACTCTACGTCAGGTGAGGCGGTGAGGCTGCTCACCTGGAGGTCAGCAGAGACCGACCGGGTTCATTCACCCTGTTTGTGTCGCGCCTCAGAGCTCTGTTCGAGTACGACAAGACGCGGGACTCGGGTCTGCCCAGCCAGGGCCTCAACTTCAAGTTCGGAGACATCCTGCATGTGGTGAACGCCTCGGACGACGAGTGGTGGCAGGCCCGGCACCTGACGCCTCAGGGGGAGCTGGAGGAGGTGGGAGTGATCCCCAGCAAGAGGAGGTCAGTCCCACCGGAGCTGCTGGGGTCAGAGGGCAAACTGTCCAGGTGTTGGCTCATGCAGACTCCTCATGGAGACCCAGTGGGACCTGCTGATGGGACCAGAACGATCCTGCGCTTGGTTTGATCCTCCGGTTGACGACAGCAGCTGGACGCTTTCTGCTCAactctgtttcttcttctgtggtttctgCAGAGTGGAGAAGAAGGAGCGAGCGAGGTTAAAGACGGTGAAGTTCAACGCCAAGTCAAGAGAGCGAGGGGTGAGTCCTTCTGAAAGAAGCCAGAAGATGCTAATGTGCCATGGTCTCTGGTTTTAGAGTAGAACTGATCAAATGTTGGAAGCATTTTATCTGCTGCATGACCTTTGACTCTCTGCCTCCAGCCATGTGGATTTAAAGTGTTTGAGCTGCTGCCACCTGATCTCTCCACCTACTAATGACTAATGTCTGCAACCTCTGGCTGTTAGCCACCGCTAGCCCGTTAACAGACTGTTAGCCACCGCTAGCCCGTTAACCGCTaacagctttttgtttaacAATTAGCAACATCAGGCCAGATAACCTTTCGTATTTTATAGTCCGTCAACTTCTGGAGCGTTAACAGTTTTCAACCTTCAGTCGTCTCAGGCTTGTTAACCTTTGACCCGGCCTCCGATCCGTTCCAACGGACAGCAGGTTAGCAACTTCCTGTCCGTTACCAGTTTCATGTCCATTAACTGCCTCTGGCCCGTTAGCCGTAGCAGCGTCTGGTTCGATAGCCGTTAGCAGCTCCTGGCCCGTTAGCAGCTCCTGACCCGTTAGCCGTAGCAGCGTCTGGTTCGATAGCCGTTAGCAGCTCCTGGCCCGTTAGCCGTTAGCAGCGTCTGGCCCGTTAGCCGTTAGCAGCTCCTGACCCNNNNNNNNNNNNNNNNNNNNNNNNNNNNNNNNNNNNNNNNNNNNNNNNNNNNNNNNNNNNNNNNNNNNNNNNNNNNNNNNNNNNNNNNNNNNNNNNNNNNNNNNNNNNNNNNNNNNNNNNNNNNNNNNNNNNNNNNNNNNNNNNNNNNNNNNNNNNNNNNNNNNNNNNNNNNNNNNNNNNNNNNNNNNNNNNNNNNNNNNNNNNNNNNNNNNNNNNNNNNNNNNNNNNNNNNNNNNNNNNNNNNNNNNNNNNNNNNNNNNNNNNNNNNNNNNNNNNNNNNNNNNNNNNNNNNNNNNNNNNNNNNNNNNNNNNNNNNNNNNNNNNNNNNNNNNNNNNNNNNNNNNNNNNNNNNNNNNNNNNNNNNNNNNNNNNNNNNNNNNNNNNNNNNNNNNNNNNNNNNNNNNNNNNNNNNNNNNNNNNNNNNNNNNNNNNNNNNNNNNNNNNNNNNNNNNNNNNNNNNNNNNNNNNNNNNNNNNNNNNNNNNNNNNNNNNNNNNNNNNNNNNNNNNNNNNNNNNNNNNNNNNNNNNNNNNNNNNNNNNNNNNNNNNNNNNNNNNNNNNNNNNNNNNNNNNNNNNNNNNNNNNNNNNNNNNNNNNNNNNNNNNNNNNNNNNNNNNNNGTTAGCAGCGCCTGGCTCGCCCGATAGCAGCGCCCGGCCCGTTAGCCGTTAGCAGCGCCTGGTCCGTTAGCCGTCAGCAGCGTCCGGTCCGTTAGCCGTTAGCAGCGCCTGGTCCGTTAGCCGTCAGCAGCGTCCGGTCCGTTAGCCGTTAGCAGCGTCCGGTCCGTTAGCCGTTAGCAGCGTCTGGCCCGTTAGCCGTTAGCAGCGTCCGGTCCGTTAGCCGTTAGCAGCGTCCGGCCCGTTAGCAGCATGCCCACCTGAgactcagcagcagctctcccTTTAGAACATGTGCTACTTTAACATGCGTCGCCCACAGAACCtgcatgacctctgaccccctcACAAAGAAACGCTTGACATTGATGTCTGACTGCCTGCTTcgtccctccctcctcttcctctctgatcCCATCGGTCACTCCAGCAGCTCGAACGTCTGTTAGCTTCAGATTCAAACATCTggagaataaaaactaaactgtaaacaaaataataaattactgtCATTTAGTTACATGTGGAAATAAGCAGCTTTGTATTAAATTATCCCAAATTAAGTAAGGATAGTTAAATTAcagtgctgccctctggtggccaAAGCAGGATTTAATCTGTTTAATCTcgtttttaattaacttgttTTATTCTATGGTTGATTATGCTGCCCAGCGTCAGTTTAGCTGAGATGTGATTGGTCAGAGCGAATCCTTCTGGTCGACCAGATCATGTTTCAGATTAACCTCAATCTACATCTACATGAATTAATTTAATGGATTAAATCCAGACTGGATTAACGGGTCTGGACTGATGGGGAGTAAATGCTGCCTCAGCAACAGGCGGAGGAGGGGAGCCGATTGTCCCAGAACCGGGCCAGGACGGGTCCACAGCTTCCTGCCTGCTGCCTCTAACTTCCTGCTCGTCTTCGGCAtgccccctccctcctcttcctcaccgcTGTGCTGCCTTCACTGACTCTGAGGAAATCCCAGCTCTGACAGACCCACAGTGACCAGACCGGGCCGGgaccctgacctctgacctctgagctGTCTGTGCTGTTAGCAGCAGAGACGCAGCGTGTCATCATCCAGCCCTCTTCCTCTCCCGTTCTGTTTTCACGCCCTccaccttcctcttcctcagcagTCCGTCAATGACAAGCGTAAAAAGAACCTCTTTACCCGAAAGTTTCCTTTCTACAAGAGCAAAGAGCCGAGCGAGCAGGAGACCAGCGACGCCGACCGTAAGTCCCCGCCGGCCCCCCGTTGCTCCGCGGCAGGAAGAGAGATCAGCTGGCGGCGGCACGCACTGCGGTCGTCATGGCAACAGCCCCGGGCTCCCAACAACCTCTCAGATTGGGCTAATGGCTAAAACCGATCCAGAACCCCAGACAGGAAGTCCCTCCTTCCTTGTTCCTGCGGGGAGCCAACATGGCCGCCCTGCTGCGGGGAGCCAACATGGCCGCCCTGCTGCGGGGAGCCAACANNNNNNNNNNNNNNNNNNNNNNNNNNNNNNNNNNNNNNNNNNNNNNNNNNNNNNNNNNNNNNNNNNNNNNNNNNNNNNNNNNNNNNNNNNNNNNNNNNNNNNNNNNNNNNNNNNNNNNNNNNNNNNNNNNNNNNNNNNNNNNNNNNNNNNNNNNNNNNNNNNNNNNNNNNNNNNNNNNNNNNNNNNNNNNNNNNNNNNNNNNNNNNNNNNNNNNNNNNNNNNNNNNNNNNNNNNNNNNNNNNNNNNNNNNNNNNNNNNNNNNNNNNNNNNNNNNNNNNNNNNNNNNNNNNNNNNNNNNNNNNNNNNNNNNNNNNNNNNNNNNNNNNNNNNNNNNNNNNNNNNNNNNNNNNNNNNNNNNNNNNNNNNNNNNNNNNNNNNNNNNNNNNNNNNNNNNNNNNNNNNNNNNNNNNNNNNNNNNNNNNNNNNNNNNNNNNNNNNNNNNNNNNNNNNNNNNNNNNNNNNNNNNNNNNNNNNNNNNNNNNNNNNNNNNNNNNNNNNNNNNNNNNNNNNNNNNNNNNNNNNNNNNNNNNNNNNNNNNNNNNNNNNNNNNNNNNNNNNNNNNNNNNNNNNNNNNNNNNNNNNNNNNNNNNNNNNNNNNNNNNNNNNNNNNNNNNNNNNNNNNNNNNNNCTGTCGGGTTTCAGCTAAAATCTATGGATTCATAATTTCTTTAATCTGGATTAATTCTGTGAATTTAGTTTCTTACAGCTGAAACCCcataacaagaaaaaataaatcttaaattattaactattaataaataaaacgtaGAAAGTGTTAATAGATcctgaaaagcaaaatgtttttccagtttATATCCTGGTGGAGACGCAGGCTGAgaccttcatcctcctcctcttcctcagaccTTCGTTTGTGCGTTTGTGTCTCATCAGCGTTTCGTCTCGTTTTCCGCAGTCGGTCCAACATTCATAATTCAAAACTCCTTCATTTGTCCCAAAGGGACGTTAAATGTTGGTGTAACTCGGATAGCTTCAGAATCCTCAGAGTCGTTGTGGACGGTGGTGCTGCGGGCTGGAAGGAGCTCCTGCAGCAGTCGGTCTCACGgtgaatctgaagaggcctctgactgaagactggaTGACAGCCTcatgctagcatgctaacagctcagtaTGCAGCCAGCAGAGACGCTGGATGACTCCACCAGCTGTTAGCAGCTCTGCTAATCCGCCTCCTTTGCTCTTGCTAGGATTCGGTGCTGGAGTTGGGATAAGACCCTTCAGCCATGTTCctctgaataaatgtgaaactCTTAGCGATGCTctgaacttcctcctcctcctctctgctccatGRAGCTTTTCTCTCCTCTGGGctttggggtcaaagttcaggtttCATTTGAGATGCCAATCAGCTGCTCCAGGTGTAAAAACAGCAtcttgttgccacggttaccCGTCATAGCTGTAGTGAACTCAGAGCAGAAATCCTTCTAGCTGCGcagcatccagaaccagagggaATGACGGTCTGGAACCGgaaccaaccagaaccacagaaatGTTCTGACGGTTCCCAGACGGAGCAGAAACTTCCTGGTTCCACCAGATTCTGACCCGGAAGTTACCTctgggttctgattggttctgctgctgcaggaagctCCCGCTGTCGGGTGGACCGAACCTTCCCAACCCAGAAGGgtagcagaaccagaaccagagcgtGTTGGACCGCTGatggaccaatcagagagctGGATCAGAGTCCTGGTTCTGTCCAGCTGGACGTTGCAGAACCGGACCAGCCGGGTTCCTGCTGTGGTGTGATCTGGACCTACagtctgacccggttctgacccggcttCATGGACCGGGCCATCGGGTCTCTGAGCTGCTGGACGTGTCCAACTGAATCGATGTCCTcggatgttttatgttttagaaaaattacCTGAATTTTAAtcaaggcttttattgtgaaaggttCAGTTTGGAGGCCTGTGATTGGTCGGttgtgtgtttaaatgtgaGGCAGCTGATTCTGTCACCATCTGTGCGTCATTATATCGCTGTGAACTCATAAAACTCTGCCGTCGTGGCCGGCTCGGAGCAAAGCATTGTGGGAACGCTggcgtctgattggctgtttcctGTGATTTCAGAACATGTGACGTCTAACGCCAGCGATAGTGAAAGTAGCTACCGTAAGTTTTCCCGCCGTTCTGCCGACGGTTCGCTAACGATCTGAAGCCTGACGGCTAACCCNCTGATTGGTTCATAACGGCTAACCCATTAGCTTAACGAACTCTGACTGCTGATTGGACAGATTAAGCATGACATCACAGCTCATCTCTGCTGTTTAATCAAAGTTTCTTCaggctggttctgatctggttctggagTTCTGGGTTTTGGACCCGGTTGTTTCTGGAcctttaaatgtaaagtttctgatttcagttttctgcctgtggagctttaaatatttaatcccTCAGATTGAGATTATTGATCCATTCATTGATCATcatgtttctgaaaaacatcTGGATTATTGATCGTTTATTTCATTTGAacagttttcatgtttaataaattaaactgatttatGAATCCAACCGGTCCCAGtctgaactggttctggttctgtttggttctacTGAGGCCACAGAACCGACCCAGTGGTTGTTCAGAACACAGATCCACTCTGTGTTGATCCTGGATCATATCTTGAGCTGAAGGCCGCAGAGACAGAACCTggatctggaccagaacctttAACCTGATGGAGTCGGGTCCGGTTCCTGTTCTGGGTCCGGTTCCTGTTCTGGGTCCGGTTCCTGCTCTGGGTCCGGTTCCTGTTCTGGGTCCGGTTCCTGTTCTGGGTCCGGTTCCTCGTTTTATCCTGAGCTCTGCTGattttgtaaagtgtttttgtttctggtcGTTGATTTAAACGTTTCTCCTGAAATCGAGGCGCCGGTCCGACTGTCGGTTCTCCTGTTTCTCCTGCTGACCCTCCGTCCCTCAGCaccactcctcctcttcctccacgtcctgctcctcctccacctcctcttcctccacctcctgctcctcttcctccacctcttcctcctcctcttcctccacgtcctgctcctcttcctcctcctccacctcctcctcctcctgctcctcttcctccacctcctgctcctcctccacctcctgctcctcttcctcctcctgctcctcttcctccacctcttcctcctcctccacttcctccccctcctgctcctcttcctcctgctcctcttcctcctcctccacctcctgctcctcttcctccacctcctcctccacctcctcttcctcctcctcttcctccacgtcctcctcttcctcctgctcctcttcctcttcctccacctcctcttcctccgtaACGTCTCTGTTTCTCCTCAGGTGGGCAGGATGACTACGTTCTGTCCTATGAACCCGTCGTTCAGCAGGAAGGTGAGTTCTCCAGAACCGGCCTGATGTTGTAACTAAACTCAGAACCGTTCGGCTCAGAAAcgggttttcttcttctctggcaGTGAACTACACCCGACCCGTCATCATCCTCGGCCCGATGAAGGACCGGATCAACGACGACCTGATCTCTGAATTCCCAGATAAATTCGGCTCCTGTGTCCCGCGTACGTCCAGCCGGCGCCGCTCCTCCGACCCGACCGGACCGGTTCTGACCCTGTCGGACCCGGGTAACGGCTGTCCCTGTGTGCAGATACGACCCGGCCCAAACGGGACTACGAGGTGGACGGGCGGGATTACCACTTCGTGGCGTCGCGGGAGCAGATGGAGAAGGACATCCAGGAGCACCGCTTCATCGAGGCGGGCCAGTACAACAACCACCTGTACGGAACCAGCGTGCAGTCTGTCCGCCAGGTGGCCGAGAAGGTACGGAACCGCCCCGCTTCGGGCCGAGCCGCGGCCCGGAGCGGAGCctgagttctggttctgttcaggggAAGCACTGCATCCTGGACGTGTCCGGCAACGCCATCAAGAGGCTGCAGCTGGCGCTGCTGCACCCCATCGCCATCTTCATCAAACCCAAATCCGTGGAGAACATCATGTGAGTGGCCCGGTCCGGCCCGGTCTGATCCGATCCAGGCTGGAGTTCTCTCCAGccctgacccggttctgctctTCCTGCAGGGAGATGAACAAACGTCTGACGGACGAACAGGGAAGGAAAACCTTCGACCGCGCCGCCAAGCTGGAGCAGGAGTTCACCGAGCACTTCAcaggtcagaaccgggtcggaaCCGGGTTCAGAACCAGGTCGGAACCGGGTTCAGAACCGGGTCTGTTTAAGCTGTTTGTTGGTTCTGACCCATCCCTGTGGTCCAGTTCTTCAGAACTTTCTAAATCCAGATGAAACGATTCCCAGGCTTTAATTGGAGGATTCtgtttaaagggacagtgtcgtgttttccaggcacatggagCCACTTTATAATCAAAAAActctgtttccttcagttgctgtaaaaatgctctataaatcaaaaatcacttaaaagaaatatgattttgtaatttcacatcttgaaattgggtctgtctctttaagaaactcctgctgaTTTtcaagctccgcctccaggaagtcatcccaacatggctcctcttttaaccctttaacgtttttaccagcgttgctctgagcagcagctcctataacgagctcagctggttgctaattgctgctggctagtctgaaggagctgagagggggaggagctgagcctcgaaggcggggctatgtccacccaggcgttttgggcagatgaatggttgccatggagattgaaggatttctccaGCATGCGTggaagttgattttacatgatactgctCCATTAATgttctgctgtggttctgtttggttctgctgtGCTTTGGACCGCTGACCcgcctcctctctcctcctgcagccgTCGTCCAGGGCGACACGCTGGAGGAGATCTACGATCAGGTGAAGCAGATCATCGAGGATCAGTCGGGTCCGTTCATCTGGGTTCTGTCCAAGGAGAAGCTATGAGGCGGCGCCGCcgctcctcttcatcacttACGTTATTCTGGAAGAAGAGTCCAGCTGCAGAGGCAGCCTCACCCTccgtcatccatccatcatccatcatccatccatcatccatcatccatccatcatccatccatccatcatccatcatccatccatcatcctcCATCATCCTCCACCCCTCAGCGATCAGCTTCATGTTGTTTCGCCTGATTTGGAAGCtcacaggaagtgacatcacacTCAGCACGGTACAGCTCCTTAATGTTTAAGGACGGAGAACTTCGGAGGAGAAGAGTTCGGAAACGTACGAAGCagattttcttcccttttcttgttttttgttggtggGTTTTTTCCAGCCGGCTCCGTTTGTCGGGTCGGAGGAACCAGAGACACAAAAAGCAGAACTTTGCACGTTTGAGCTTTAACAGCATGTCGGTTTAAACCCGTTGATTTCCCATGAGCCCCTTCACCTCAGCGTCTGACATCACGGCTTCTGTCGcagcttttccttcttttttcattgattcatgtttagtttttaacattttcgcTCCTCTGCTGCAGGACGACGTCTGTCAGGAAGCTGCAGGGCCACCGCTctgccaccagagggcgccaaACAAACCCACCCTGAAAAACGAGCTGATTTTAaactcataaattaaaataaactgaaataatcaGCCGTT
Proteins encoded in this region:
- the dlg1b gene encoding discs large homolog 1-like protein isoform X7, whose protein sequence is MPVRKKDAQRALLLLEEYRNKLNHTEDRQLRLSIQRVIDIFQSNLFQALIDIQEFYEVTLLDSQRWAESSRGAEPGVPLHLWDLSSLQSPTGTSETLPSLSTSIEKYRHHDEDSSPQDQSSPPLTEEGAGPELVQVAEKNLNQIENVHGYVTHAHISPMKANPPPVVVNTDSLDTPPYVNGTEAEYEYEEITLERGNSGLGFSIAGGTDNPHIGEDPSIFITKVIPGGAAAQDGRLRVNDVILRVNEVDVRDVTHSRAVEALKEAGSLVRLYVRRRKPLSEKLMEIKLVKGPKGLGFSIAGGVGNQHIPGDNSIYVTKIIEGGAAQKDGRLQIGDKLLAVNSVCLEEVTHEHAVTALKNTPDVVYLKVAKPNSVFMNDSFAPPDLTNSYTQHLENHISPPSFVGQPLPPPASSGRYSPTPKGILGEDDVTREPRKVVLHRGATGLGFNIVGGEDGEGIFISFILAGGPADLSGELRKGDRLVSVNGVDLRNATHEQAAAALKNAGQTVTIVAHYRPEEYSRFEAKIHDLREQMMNSSISSGSGSLRTSQKRSLYVRALFEYDKTRDSGLPSQGLNFKFGDILHVVNASDDEWWQARHLTPQGELEEVGVIPSKRRVEKKERARLKTVKFNAKSRERGSVNDKRKKNLFTRKFPFYKSKEPSEQETSDADQHVTSNASDSESSYRGQDDYVLSYEPVVQQEVNYTRPVIILGPMKDRINDDLISEFPDKFGSCVPHTTRPKRDYEVDGRDYHFVASREQMEKDIQEHRFIEAGQYNNHLYGTSVQSVRQVAEKGKHCILDVSGNAIKRLQLALLHPIAIFIKPKSVENIMEMNKRLTDEQGRKTFDRAAKLEQEFTEHFTAVVQGDTLEEIYDQVKQIIEDQSGPFIWVLSKEKL
- the dlg1b gene encoding discs large homolog 1-like protein isoform X8, which produces MDCICIVTTKKYRHHDEDSSPQDQSSPPLTEEGAGPELVQVAEKNLNQIENVHGYVTHAHISPMKQAEAAPPCSPIIPVIPIAPIPAETSAIPAASQANPPPVVVNTDSLDTPPYVNGTEAEYEYEEITLERGNSGLGFSIAGGTDNPHIGEDPSIFITKVIPGGAAAQDGRLRVNDVILRVNEVDVRDVTHSRAVEALKEAGSLVRLYVRRRKPLSEKLMEIKLVKGPKGLGFSIAGGVGNQHIPGDNSIYVTKIIEGGAAQKDGRLQIGDKLLAVNSVCLEEVTHEHAVTALKNTPDVVYLKVAKPNSVFMNDSFAPPDLTNSYTQHLENHISPPSFVGQPLPPPASSGRYSPTPKGILGEDDVTREPRKVVLHRGATGLGFNIVGGEDGEGIFISFILAGGPADLSGELRKGDRLVSVNGVDLRNATHEQAAAALKNAGQTVTIVAHYRPEEYSRFEAKIHDLREQMMNSSISSGSGSLRTSQKRSLYVRALFEYDKTRDSGLPSQGLNFKFGDILHVVNASDDEWWQARHLTPQGELEEVGVIPSKRRVEKKERARLKTVKFNAKSRERGQSVNDKRKKNLFTRKFPFYKSKEPSEQETSDADQHVTSNASDSESSYRGQDDYVLSYEPVVQQEVNYTRPVIILGPMKDRINDDLISEFPDKFGSCVPHTTRPKRDYEVDGRDYHFVASREQMEKDIQEHRFIEAGQYNNHLYGTSVQSVRQVAEKGKHCILDVSGNAIKRLQLALLHPIAIFIKPKSVENIMEMNKRLTDEQGRKTFDRAAKLEQEFTEHFTAVVQGDTLEEIYDQVKQIIEDQSGPFIWVLSKEKL
- the dlg1b gene encoding discs large homolog 1-like protein isoform X10, whose product is MPVRKKDAQRALLLLEEYRNKLNHTEDRQLRLSIQRVIDIFQSNLFQALIDIQEFYEVTLLDSQRWAESSRGAEPGVPLHLWDLSSLQSPTGTSETLPSLSTSIEKYRHHDEDSSPQDQSSPPLTEEGAGPELVQVAEKNLNQIENVHGYVTHAHISPMKQAEAAPPCSPIIPVIPIAPIPAETSAIPAASQANPPPVVVNTDSLDTPPYVNGTEAEYEYEEITLERGNSGLGFSIAGGTDNPHIGEDPSIFITKVIPGGAAAQDGRLRVNDVILRVNEVDVRDVTHSRAVEALKEAGSLVRLYVRRRKPLSEKLMEIKLVKGPKGLGFSIAGGVGNQHIPGDNSIYVTKIIEGGAAQKDGRLQIGDKLLAVNSVCLEEVTHEHAVTALKNTPDVVYLKVAKPNSVFMNDSFAPPDLTNSYTQHLENHISPPSFVGQPLPPPASSGRYSPTPKGILGEDDVTREPRKVVLHRGATGLGFNIVGGEDGEGIFISFILAGGPADLSGELRKGDRLVSVNGVDLRNATHEQAAAALKNAGQTVTIVAHYRPEEYSRFEAKIHDLREQMMNSSISSGSGSLRTSQKRSLYVRALFEYDKTRDSGLPSQGLNFKFGDILHVVNASDDEWWQARHLTPQGELEEVGVIPSKRRVEKKERARLKTVKFNAKSRERGSVNDKRKKNLFTRKFPFYKSKEPSEQETSDADQHVTSNASDSESSYRGQDDYVLSYEPVVQQEVNYTRPVIILGPMKDRINDDLISEFPDKFGSCVPHTTRPKRDYEVDGRDYHFVASREQMEKDIQEHRFIEAGQYNNHLYGTSVQSVRQVAEKGKHCILDVSGNAIKRLQLALLHPIAIFIKPKSVENIMEMNKRLTDEQGRKTFDRAAKLEQEFTEHFTAVVQGDTLEEIYDQVKQIIEDQSGPFIWVLSKEKL
- the dlg1b gene encoding discs large homolog 1-like protein isoform X6 — protein: MVRAGSSSSSSSSSGGGGGGGEAGGRGGGGSSAGGSSNGSGRRSRRSRRRSRRSRLAARCPGAESPGSGRGECFSPMLCHCKVACSSSTISLMFGCKKYRHHDEDSSPQDQSSPPLTEEGAGPELVQVAEKNLNQIENVHGYVTHAHISPMKQAEAAPPCSPIIPVIPIAPIPAETSAIPAASQANPPPVVVNTDSLDTPPYVNGTEAEYEYEEITLERGNSGLGFSIAGGTDNPHIGEDPSIFITKVIPGGAAAQDGRLRVNDVILRVNEVDVRDVTHSRAVEALKEAGSLVRLYVRRRKPLSEKLMEIKLVKGPKGLGFSIAGGVGNQHIPGDNSIYVTKIIEGGAAQKDGRLQIGDKLLAVNSVCLEEVTHEHAVTALKNTPDVVYLKVAKPNSVFMNDSFAPPDLTNSYTQHLENHISPPSFVGQPLPPPASSGRYSPTPKGILGEDDVTREPRKVVLHRGATGLGFNIVGGEDGEGIFISFILAGGPADLSGELRKGDRLVSVNGVDLRNATHEQAAAALKNAGQTVTIVAHYRPEEYSRFEAKIHDLREQMMNSSISSGSGSLRTSQKRSLYVRALFEYDKTRDSGLPSQGLNFKFGDILHVVNASDDEWWQARHLTPQGELEEVGVIPSKRRVEKKERARLKTVKFNAKSRERGQSVNDKRKKNLFTRKFPFYKSKEPSEQETSDADQHVTSNASDSESSYRGQDDYVLSYEPVVQQEVNYTRPVIILGPMKDRINDDLISEFPDKFGSCVPHTTRPKRDYEVDGRDYHFVASREQMEKDIQEHRFIEAGQYNNHLYGTSVQSVRQVAEKGKHCILDVSGNAIKRLQLALLHPIAIFIKPKSVENIMEMNKRLTDEQGRKTFDRAAKLEQEFTEHFTAVVQGDTLEEIYDQVKQIIEDQSGPFIWVLSKEKL
- the dlg1b gene encoding discs large homolog 1-like protein isoform X9, with product MLNSVWCAKKVGRRIMGTLRRTKTLHRRLLANPPPVVVNTDSLDTPPYVNGTEAEYEYEEITLERGNSGLGFSIAGGTDNPHIGEDPSIFITKVIPGGAAAQDGRLRVNDVILRVNEVDVRDVTHSRAVEALKEAGSLVRLYVRRRKPLSEKLMEIKLVKGPKGLGFSIAGGVGNQHIPGDNSIYVTKIIEGGAAQKDGRLQIGDKLLAVNSVCLEEVTHEHAVTALKNTPDVVYLKVAKPNSVFMNDSFAPPDLTNSYTQHLENHISPPSFVGQPLPPPASSGRYSPTPKGILGEDDVTREPRKVVLHRGATGLGFNIVGGEDGEGIFISFILAGGPADLSGELRKGDRLVSVNGVDLRNATHEQAAAALKNAGQTVTIVAHYRPEEYSRFEAKIHDLREQMMNSSISSGSGSLRTSQKRSLYVRALFEYDKTRDSGLPSQGLNFKFGDILHVVNASDDEWWQARHLTPQGELEEVGVIPSKRRVEKKERARLKTVKFNAKSRERGQSVNDKRKKNLFTRKFPFYKSKEPSEQETSDADQHVTSNASDSESSYRGQDDYVLSYEPVVQQEVNYTRPVIILGPMKDRINDDLISEFPDKFGSCVPHTTRPKRDYEVDGRDYHFVASREQMEKDIQEHRFIEAGQYNNHLYGTSVQSVRQVAEKGKHCILDVSGNAIKRLQLALLHPIAIFIKPKSVENIMEMNKRLTDEQGRKTFDRAAKLEQEFTEHFTAVVQGDTLEEIYDQVKQIIEDQSGPFIWVLSKEKL